Within the Clostridium scatologenes genome, the region GTATAATAATTTCTGTCATAATAATAAACATTTTCAAAATCTATGTTTACTCCTTTGTAATTATTTATCTTTAACGTATTTAAAATATTATTTATAAGTAAACTTCTATTAGTTGAACTTTCAAGTAATGATTTAACTGTATTACCATTAAAGTTATTTGTTATCATAGCTAAAGTTTCAATCTTATTAGAATTAGCATATTCTATTTGTTGTTTGGGAACAGTGCCAGATAAATTTCCTTTAATATCTACGGTATAAGTGTTTGTTGCTATACTACTTATGGAGCTAGCATTTTGTATCATTTTATTATAAGAAGCTTTATCATCAGGGTAGTAATAAGTTGTAAACGCAAGCACTGTTTTACTTTTATTCTTTGGTATCTTTGCCGAATTTTCTTCTTTGTTATATTTCAAAAAAATTGTAGTTGTAACTAAAATTATAAAAATCCCTACTAAAAAAACTTGCAATAATCTTTTTTTATTAACCATAGTGTTATCCTCCCAAGGTTTATATATATATTTATATAAATAAAAATCACTAAGAAGCAATAAACACTTAGTGATTTTATGTATAGTGACGATTGTACTACTTTATTTCTAACTAGATGTACATCCTATCATGCTGGCATTTTCTTGTCAATTAAATATTTACTCCATAAACTCAATATTTTTACATAATGTATTGAAACGAATAATACCCACATAGTGATGATTATTTCTTGAAATAATATAAAATCTTAAAGTTTATAAACATAAAAAAGAATTTATGTGTTATTTAAATATGACACATAAACTCTTTTTCACTAATACAAAATTAATTTATCCGATAGCTACCATCCGTAACACTCCCATCCTCTTAAGGTGGGAGATAACGGCTGACACGCCCCTGGATAAGTTCTTCTAAGACTCAGATGAAGAGAGGGTATTCCTCATAAGCGAACTCCATCTGAGTCTAAGAATCACTTGATTTTATAACTAATATCACCAAATTTGTATATAGGAGGTACTGATGATATTCAATTATATTATCCTAAAAACATTTTCATATCGTCATCTACGTTTGTTATTCCACCTATTCCAAAGTTTTCTACTAAAACTTTAGCCACATTTGGTGAAAGGAATGCTGGCAAAGTTGGTCCTAAGTGAATATTTTTAACTCCTAAGTGAAGTAATGCCAACAACACTATAACAGCCTTTTGCTCATACCAAGCTATATTATATGATATAGGAAGCTCATTAATATCTTCTAGTCCAAATACTTCTTTTAATTTAAGTGCTATCACTGCTAATGAATATGAGTCATTACATTGTCCAGCATCTAATACTCTTGGAATTCCTCCAATATCACCTAAATCAAGCTTGTTATATTTATATTTAGCACACCCTGCTGTAAGTATAACTGTATCTTTTGGAAGCTTCTTAGCAAAATCTGTATAATAGCTTCTACTCTTAGCTCTTCCATCACACCCTGCCATAACAAAGAATCTTTTTATAGCTCCTGTTTTAACTGCTTCTACAACTTTGTCAGCCAAAGCTAAAACTTGATTGTGTGCAAATCCACCAACTATTTCTCCTTTTTCAATTTCCTTTGGCGGTTGACATTTTTTGGCATGTGCAATTATACCTGAAAAGTCTTTTGCTTTTCCATTTTTTCCATCTGATATGTGTTTAACTCCAGGAACACCTGTTGCACCAGTAGTATACATTCTATCTTTATATGAATTCTTAGGAGGAACAACACAATTTGTAGTCATTAGAATTGGACCATTAAAGCTTTCAAATTCTTCAGTTTGCTTCCACCATGCGTTTCCATAATTTCCTATGAAATGTTTATATTTCTTAAATGCTGGGTAATAATTTGCTGGAAGCATTTCACTGTGAGTATATACATCTACCCCTGTACCTTCTGTTTGTTTTAATAATTCTTCCATATCTTTTAAATCATGTCCACTTATTAATATTCCAGGTTTATTTCCAACCCCTATATTAACTTTTGTTATTTCTGGATTTCCATAAGATTCAGTATTTGCTTTATCAAGTAATGCCATAGCATCCACTCCATATTTACCTGCTTCAAGTACTAAAGCTATTAATCCATCTACTGCTATACTATCATCCAAAGTTGCAGCTAATGCTTTTTGCATAAAGCCATGAACATTTCCATCATCATATCCTAAGTTGTTAGCATGCTTAATATATGCAGCCATACCTTTTAATCCATAAATCAAAAGTTCTCTTAGGGATCTTATATCTTCATTTTCAGTAGCTAATACACCTACTTTTTCTGCTTTTGCATCAAAAGCATTTACATTATCAGCGAACCATACTGCTGCTTCTGGTAGATTAAGCTCTTCTTCATTTTTTGCTCCACCAAGTCCAAAGATTTTTTTAAGCCATGAAGTATTTTCTTTTGTTTCAGTAAGTTTTCCACCAGCTTTTATATATTGCTCTCTAATTTCTTCTCTTAATTGTAATCCCTTTTTTATTCTTTCTATAAATATATTTCTGTCAAAATTCGCATTAGTTATAGTTGCAAATAAGCTTTCTACTATAAATTTATTTACTTCTTTATTTTCTACTCCTAATTTTCTTGCTTTTGTACTGAATACTGAAATTCCTTTAGTTATATATATTAATAAATCTTGTGACTTTGCTAAATCTTCTGTCTTTCCACATACCCCTTTTATTGTACAACCTTTGCAATTAGCTGCTTCTTGACATTGATAACAAAACATACTCATTTAATAATTCCACCTTTCAATTTTGAAATTTAAATTTATAATTTACTGTTTTATTTTTTGTGTTATTTGTTTTCCATGGCTATATATTACTAAAATGCTCATATTAAATCTGTAACGATTGTTACCAATTCAAAAAATATAAAAAAAGACGGTTAATTTTTTACCGTCTTAATAATAAATTATATTAAAGCTTACTTTTAATTAATGATACCAATAACTATTTTAGTTAAAACTACTCTCTACATTCTTTTGTTTTTTTATCTTCATACATTCTTTTATCTGCAACCTTTATTAATTCTTCAAAAATAATTCCATCGTCAGGAAATAATGAATATCCACAACTTATTCCTGTATTTTTTTCTGGTATTATTTCAGAAACTGAAGATTTTATTTTTGAAATAATTTGTTGTAATTCTTCAATATCTACATAACTTAAAAGGATAACAAATTCATCTCCACCAATTCTCGCAGCTTTACCTTTTAAACCTATGGAATCCGTTATAATTTTAGTTGTACTATTAATGTATTTATCTCCATAGATATGACCATAATCATCATTAACTCTTTTGGTTCCATCTAAATCACAAAGAATAACATAAAAGCAATTTCCATTTTCTGAAACTATTCTGTAACTATTTTCTATTCCTTTTCTATTTAGCATTCCAGTCATAGGATCAGTTAATGCAAGTTCCTCAAACTTTTCAATAGTCTTCTTTGTATAATCACTCCACAATATTACACCTAACACATATATGATTGCACCTAAGGTAAAACTTATTTTTATTATCATATACGCCAA harbors:
- a CDS encoding GGDEF domain-containing protein, with translation MIELQKILVYLVTTMLLFYMAKLLIFTKKRWKFRTYTFIILIGGLSLINIATFVDMISYFKDSHLAYMIIKISFTLGAIIYVLGVILWSDYTKKTIEKFEELALTDPMTGMLNRKGIENSYRIVSENGNCFYVILCDLDGTKRVNDDYGHIYGDKYINSTTKIITDSIGLKGKAARIGGDEFVILLSYVDIEELQQIISKIKSSVSEIIPEKNTGISCGYSLFPDDGIIFEELIKVADKRMYEDKKTKECRE
- the hcp gene encoding hydroxylamine reductase, with product MSMFCYQCQEAANCKGCTIKGVCGKTEDLAKSQDLLIYITKGISVFSTKARKLGVENKEVNKFIVESLFATITNANFDRNIFIERIKKGLQLREEIREQYIKAGGKLTETKENTSWLKKIFGLGGAKNEEELNLPEAAVWFADNVNAFDAKAEKVGVLATENEDIRSLRELLIYGLKGMAAYIKHANNLGYDDGNVHGFMQKALAATLDDSIAVDGLIALVLEAGKYGVDAMALLDKANTESYGNPEITKVNIGVGNKPGILISGHDLKDMEELLKQTEGTGVDVYTHSEMLPANYYPAFKKYKHFIGNYGNAWWKQTEEFESFNGPILMTTNCVVPPKNSYKDRMYTTGATGVPGVKHISDGKNGKAKDFSGIIAHAKKCQPPKEIEKGEIVGGFAHNQVLALADKVVEAVKTGAIKRFFVMAGCDGRAKSRSYYTDFAKKLPKDTVILTAGCAKYKYNKLDLGDIGGIPRVLDAGQCNDSYSLAVIALKLKEVFGLEDINELPISYNIAWYEQKAVIVLLALLHLGVKNIHLGPTLPAFLSPNVAKVLVENFGIGGITNVDDDMKMFLG